GAAATCCCGCCCCGAGCCGTTCCAGATTTCGCCCGTCGCGTAGATGTTGCCGTTCGGACCTTCCGCGATATCCCACCCTCTCGCGCTCGAGTCGACGAGGCCGCCGTCCCAGCGCGCCTGCCAACCGACGCTCTGGGCAGCGGCGGGCGAGACAACGAAGCCGGCCGCAAGCGCGAGCGCCATCGCCAGTGCCGCGGAGAGGCCGACAGTGAGAGTCCAGGTCGAGAACGGCTTCATGACAGATGTCCTTTGCGGACAGCTTGGATCGCTACGGAAGTGTACGCCCCGGGATGGACCGCGCGCCCATGAAGGTGTTGGCGGGGCCTCGTGCGTCCAGGGCCAGGCCTGGTCCTCCGCGACCGGGCAGGGCAGCGAAGTTTCTACTCCTCAACACGGGATCGCCGCGACTCCACTCGCGAGCTCCGCCCAGGGAAGAACTTCGATCCCGCGCCCGAGCTTTCGGGGCTCGGAAGCACCGCTGACGACGTACCCCCGTTCGAGGCCGAGGTCGCTCATGCACTGGCGCATCGCGGCGAGGCTCGGTGGCCGGATTTCGACGCCGAGCTTGATCTCGATCGGCGTAATGCGCCGACCGTGGACGAGCAGAAGGTCGACCTCGGCGCCGGCACTGGTGCGCCAGAAGTAGGCCTCCGTTCCCGGGCGCTCGAGGGTCGCTCGGCGGATCAACTCCTCGATGACCAGGCCCTCGAACGATGCACCTCGCCGGTTCCAGGTGGCGAGCTCGGCGGGATCACGCAGACCCGCCAGATGGTGCAGCAGGCCTGAGTCGCGCAGATAGATCTTGGGGCTCTTGGTCAGGCGCTTCTGGACATTCGCAAAGTACGGCTGCAGCCGACGGACGAAGAAGGTGCCTTCGAGCACGTCGAGGTCGCCGGCCACGGTATGGGACGAAACGCCCAGTGAGCGCGCCAGATCCGAGACGTTCAAGAGATTGCCGTGAACATGGGTCAGCATCTTGAGCAGCGCGCCGAGCCTTGTCGCCGGCAGCCGGACGCCAAGCGCCGGGAGGTCGCGCTCCAGGATCGTCCGCAGGTAGCTGTCGAGCCAGTCCCGGCGCGCCGCCGCAGAGCGACTCGCCAGCACCGCCGGGAACCCACCCCAGAACCACCGCGCCGACGCTTTGCCGGTCTCCGCGACTTCCGAGAGGCCGAACGGCGTCAGTTCGAGGAGTCCGATGCGCCCGGCGAGCGACTCGGAGGCTGAGCGCAGAAGAGACGGGCTCGCCGAACCGGTCAGGACGTAGCGTCCGTTGCCGCGTCTCGAGTCGATGGCGTGGCGCAGTGCCGGAAAGAGCGCCGGGAGGCGCTGTGTCTCGTCGATCGCAAGTTGCCCGGGGTTCGCCGCCAGGAATCCCTCGAGGTCGGCCGCGAGGAGGCTCGTGTCGGAAGGCCGTTCGAGATCGAGGTGCAGCCAGTCGGGCAGGGCCTTGCGGGAGAGGGAGCTCTTGCCGCACTGGCGAGGGCCATAGATCAGCACCGCCGGAAAGCGCCCCAGAAGCTCGCGCAGGCGGGCTTCCGCCTCTCTCGCTACCCACTTCATGCCTTGTATTTTTGCACTCTTGGTGCAAGATTACAAGGCAGAGGAGTCGAGGTTTACTCCCCTCGCCCCCCCGCGCCCGGCCCGATTCCGCCTCCACCATCCAGCCAGATCAAACCCGGCGGGTCGGCAACCGACGCGCCAACAGGTCTCCCCAGAGCTCACGGCAGCGCGGCGGCAGGGATTCGAGCCGCGTCTCGACCTGCGGCGCCACGGCCAATGCGAGTTTCGGGTCGGAAGCGAGCAGCTGCTGGATGTCCCAGGCGTCCTGGAGTCCGCCGGCGTAGAGCTTCAGCAGGACGAGGTCCGCTGCCAGCGCGATCGGCACGTGCGTCCCGAGAAAGGGCA
This window of the Thermoanaerobaculia bacterium genome carries:
- a CDS encoding ATP-binding protein; this encodes MKWVAREAEARLRELLGRFPAVLIYGPRQCGKSSLSRKALPDWLHLDLERPSDTSLLAADLEGFLAANPGQLAIDETQRLPALFPALRHAIDSRRGNGRYVLTGSASPSLLRSASESLAGRIGLLELTPFGLSEVAETGKASARWFWGGFPAVLASRSAAARRDWLDSYLRTILERDLPALGVRLPATRLGALLKMLTHVHGNLLNVSDLARSLGVSSHTVAGDLDVLEGTFFVRRLQPYFANVQKRLTKSPKIYLRDSGLLHHLAGLRDPAELATWNRRGASFEGLVIEELIRRATLERPGTEAYFWRTSAGAEVDLLLVHGRRITPIEIKLGVEIRPPSLAAMRQCMSDLGLERGYVVSGASEPRKLGRGIEVLPWAELASGVAAIPC